The following proteins are encoded in a genomic region of Paenibacillus sp. FSL R7-0273:
- a CDS encoding DUF5317 domain-containing protein, whose protein sequence is MVYDGIIIGFIAGLFRGGLKHGLVQFSNIRLKSGWIFPLLLVFQFLMFYMQERSSTVAAASGYIYIAVYVVGLIFLWLNRHNKGFWLILIGVFLNFLVMLVNGGRMPVSYEAASVLDPIYLEMLKSGDAVSKHYLLDASTRLAFLGDIIPLSSPYPRTQAISIGDVVMNFGIFLFILNIMTPAATTRTTQPDMQG, encoded by the coding sequence ATGGTTTACGATGGCATTATTATCGGTTTCATTGCCGGCTTGTTCCGTGGCGGACTTAAGCACGGCCTTGTCCAGTTCAGCAACATCCGGCTTAAGTCAGGCTGGATCTTTCCGCTGCTGCTGGTATTCCAATTTTTGATGTTTTATATGCAGGAGCGGTCGTCCACTGTAGCCGCAGCCAGCGGATATATCTATATCGCTGTGTATGTGGTAGGGCTGATTTTTTTATGGTTGAACCGGCACAACAAAGGATTCTGGCTGATTTTGATAGGCGTATTCCTGAACTTTCTGGTTATGCTTGTCAACGGAGGGAGAATGCCGGTATCCTACGAGGCAGCGTCCGTACTGGACCCTATCTACCTGGAGATGCTGAAGAGCGGCGATGCCGTCTCCAAGCACTACCTGCTGGATGCCTCAACCCGGCTGGCTTTTCTGGGTGACATCATCCCCCTGTCCAGCCCTTATCCGCGTACGCAGGCCATCAGCATTGGTGATGTAGTCATGAATTTCGGAATTTTCCTGTTCATACTTAACATTATGACACCTGCCGCCACAACCAGGACTACACAGCCTGATATGCAGGGATAA
- a CDS encoding metal-sensitive transcriptional regulator — protein MAPKEEKQSSAACDSSCHAPGERKSHHSEEFKNGLATRLNRIEGQIRGIKGMIERDTYCDDVLNQLAAVQAALGGVGKLLLEGHMRSCIVERIEAGEHEVIDELLITVNKLMK, from the coding sequence ATGGCACCGAAGGAAGAGAAGCAGTCTTCTGCAGCCTGCGACAGCAGCTGTCATGCTCCGGGTGAGCGCAAGAGCCATCATTCCGAGGAATTTAAGAACGGACTGGCTACCCGGCTTAACCGGATAGAGGGACAGATCCGCGGAATTAAAGGCATGATTGAGCGCGATACGTATTGCGATGATGTGCTTAACCAGCTGGCAGCCGTTCAGGCTGCGCTCGGCGGAGTCGGCAAGCTGCTGCTCGAAGGGCATATGCGCAGCTGCATCGTGGAGCGGATTGAGGCTGGAGAGCATGAGGTTATCGACGAGCTGCTGATTACGGTCAACAAGCTCATGAAATAG
- the copZ gene encoding copper chaperone CopZ: MSNVTLTVEGMSCGHCVSAVEKAVSGLGAAAKVDLQAKKVAVEYDEGKVSLNAIKEAIEDQGYDVV; encoded by the coding sequence ATGTCTAACGTAACTTTAACGGTTGAGGGAATGTCCTGCGGACACTGTGTCAGTGCTGTAGAGAAAGCGGTAAGCGGCCTGGGGGCTGCTGCCAAGGTTGACCTGCAGGCTAAGAAGGTAGCAGTAGAGTATGATGAGGGTAAAGTAAGCCTGAATGCGATTAAAGAAGCGATCGAGGATCAGGGCTACGACGTGGTATAA
- a CDS encoding heavy metal translocating P-type ATPase gives MEKSAEAGLQQATLQVTGMTCSACAARIEKGLSRMEGVSRANVNLALEQATVGYDPAVAGLPQIEEKIRSLGYDTLKESADFDITGMTCAACSARIEKVLGRMPGIASVNVNLALETAHVEFTPGSVSTADIMGKVSAIGYKAALKQDRKETADQRGEEIVRKRNKWIISAVLSFPLLWAMVGHFSFTSWIPAPGLLMNPWFQLVLATPVQFIIGWQFYVSAYKALKNGSANMDVLVVLGTSAAYFYSLYLTIESLGMSGMDHAVDMYYETSAVLITLILVGKWFEALAKGRSSDAIRSLMGLQAKTALVIRSGNEISISVEEVIPGDIVLVKPGTKIPVDGQVLEGLSSVDESMLTGESIPVEKKPGDTVIGATVNKNGMLKIEARKVGRDTALAQIIRVVEEAQGSKAPIQRIADVISGIFVPIVVGIAVVTFFIWYLWGAPGQFADALEKAIAVLVIACPCALGLATPTSIMAGSGRAAEFGILFKGGEHLEAARDIRIVVLDKTGTVTSGKPVLTDILTTTGIPAHGREIAENRLLAVTAAAEKLSEHPLAEAIVAGAAVRGLTLPAAEQFQAVPGRGISAVVDGAAVLVGTRRMMEESGADPGPWAPLMKKLEQEGKTAMLVSVNGDVAGIVAVADTIKETSKAAVARLHEMGIEVVMITGDNKLTAEAIARQAGIRTVLAEVLPEGKADEIRRLQSGGVKVAMVGDGINDAPALATADTGMAIGTGTDIAMEAADITLMRGDLMSIPDAILMSRRTMRNIKQNLFWALAYNTIGIPVAALGFLAPWLAGAAMAFSSVSVVLNALRLQRVKL, from the coding sequence ATGGAAAAGAGTGCAGAAGCGGGCCTGCAGCAGGCTACGCTGCAGGTTACAGGCATGACCTGCTCCGCCTGTGCAGCCCGGATTGAGAAGGGGCTGTCGCGGATGGAAGGGGTATCGCGGGCTAATGTAAACCTCGCGCTGGAGCAGGCGACGGTGGGATATGATCCGGCGGTTGCCGGGCTGCCGCAGATTGAAGAGAAGATCCGTTCGCTCGGTTACGATACACTTAAGGAATCGGCGGATTTCGATATTACAGGCATGACCTGCGCCGCCTGCTCGGCGCGGATCGAGAAGGTGCTCGGCCGCATGCCGGGCATTGCGTCGGTAAATGTGAATCTGGCGCTGGAGACCGCGCATGTAGAATTTACACCGGGCAGTGTCAGCACGGCTGATATTATGGGGAAGGTCAGCGCCATCGGTTATAAGGCAGCCTTGAAGCAGGACCGCAAGGAGACAGCGGACCAGCGCGGCGAGGAGATTGTACGCAAGCGGAATAAGTGGATTATTTCAGCGGTCCTGTCCTTTCCGCTGCTGTGGGCGATGGTGGGCCACTTCTCCTTTACCTCCTGGATTCCGGCGCCTGGCCTGCTGATGAACCCCTGGTTCCAGCTGGTATTGGCTACACCGGTGCAGTTCATTATCGGCTGGCAGTTTTATGTTAGTGCCTATAAGGCACTAAAGAACGGCAGCGCGAATATGGATGTACTGGTTGTGCTGGGTACCTCGGCGGCGTATTTTTACAGTCTGTATCTGACTATAGAATCTCTGGGCATGAGCGGAATGGACCATGCGGTTGACATGTATTATGAAACGAGCGCTGTGCTGATTACGCTGATTCTGGTTGGCAAGTGGTTTGAGGCGCTGGCTAAGGGCCGTTCCTCGGACGCGATCCGCAGCCTGATGGGCTTGCAGGCCAAGACTGCGCTGGTGATCCGCAGCGGCAATGAAATCAGCATATCTGTAGAAGAGGTTATCCCCGGAGATATCGTGCTGGTGAAGCCGGGCACGAAGATTCCGGTTGACGGCCAGGTGCTTGAAGGCTTGTCCTCCGTGGATGAGTCGATGCTGACTGGTGAGAGCATCCCTGTGGAGAAGAAACCGGGAGATACCGTAATCGGAGCTACGGTCAACAAAAACGGGATGCTGAAGATTGAAGCCCGCAAGGTAGGCAGAGATACCGCCCTGGCGCAGATTATCCGGGTAGTCGAGGAGGCGCAGGGCTCGAAGGCGCCGATTCAGCGGATTGCCGATGTGATTTCCGGTATTTTTGTGCCAATCGTGGTCGGTATTGCTGTAGTAACCTTCTTCATCTGGTACCTCTGGGGGGCACCCGGACAGTTTGCCGACGCGCTGGAAAAAGCCATCGCCGTGCTCGTCATCGCCTGCCCCTGCGCGCTTGGCCTGGCAACGCCGACCTCGATTATGGCCGGCTCGGGCCGGGCTGCCGAATTCGGGATTCTGTTCAAGGGCGGAGAGCATCTGGAAGCGGCCCGGGACATCCGGATTGTTGTGCTGGATAAGACGGGGACGGTTACCAGCGGTAAGCCGGTTTTGACGGATATCCTGACCACTACCGGCATTCCGGCACACGGCAGGGAGATAGCGGAGAACCGGCTGCTGGCAGTTACTGCTGCAGCCGAGAAGCTCTCGGAGCATCCGCTTGCCGAGGCTATTGTAGCCGGCGCTGCTGTGCGCGGGCTTACGCTCCCGGCGGCAGAGCAGTTCCAGGCTGTACCCGGCCGGGGTATCTCGGCGGTAGTTGACGGCGCTGCGGTGCTGGTGGGCACCCGCCGGATGATGGAGGAGAGCGGCGCAGATCCCGGCCCGTGGGCTCCGCTGATGAAGAAGCTGGAGCAGGAAGGCAAGACGGCGATGCTGGTGTCGGTGAACGGAGACGTTGCCGGTATTGTGGCTGTTGCCGATACCATCAAGGAGACCTCAAAGGCAGCGGTAGCCAGACTTCATGAGATGGGCATTGAGGTGGTCATGATTACAGGTGACAACAAGCTGACTGCCGAGGCTATTGCCCGGCAGGCCGGAATCCGCACCGTGCTGGCAGAGGTGCTGCCCGAAGGTAAGGCGGATGAAATCCGCAGGCTGCAGAGCGGCGGGGTGAAGGTGGCCATGGTCGGCGACGGAATCAATGACGCGCCGGCGCTGGCTACGGCCGATACCGGAATGGCAATCGGCACCGGTACGGACATTGCCATGGAAGCAGCGGATATTACGCTTATGCGCGGTGATCTGATGAGCATCCCCGATGCCATCCTGATGAGCCGCAGAACCATGCGCAATATCAAGCAGAATTTGTTCTGGGCGCTCGCTTACAATACAATTGGGATACCGGTAGCCGCACTGGGCTTTTTGGCGCCGTGGCTCGCAGGAGCAGCGATGGCCTTCAGCTCCGTGTCGGTTGTACTCAATGCGCTGCGGCTGCAGCGGGTGAAGCTGTAG
- the nfsA gene encoding oxygen-insensitive NADPH nitroreductase encodes MSDEQQYAAGTPDNETLSLLMKHASVRQYLDTPVTDEQLAAIIGAAQMASTSSNVQAYSVIAVTDAGIKAQLSAYSGNQAYIEQCPVFLVWCADLYRLKETVRPHLGDAETYEDTTENLIVATVDVALAAQNAAVAAESMGLGVVYIGGIRNNSAAVSELLGLPELVYPVFGMCLGTPAGESGLRPRLPLSAVLHYNGYDKEKTAAQVEIYDKVSSDYMHKRTGGQSSAPWSAMMAKRLAEPARLHLKDFLQEKGFMKR; translated from the coding sequence ATGAGTGATGAACAACAGTATGCGGCAGGCACTCCGGATAACGAGACTTTGTCGCTGTTAATGAAGCATGCCTCGGTACGCCAGTACCTGGACACCCCGGTAACGGATGAGCAGCTTGCCGCCATTATCGGTGCGGCGCAGATGGCCTCGACCTCCAGCAATGTGCAGGCTTACAGCGTTATTGCCGTAACCGATGCCGGGATTAAGGCTCAGCTCTCAGCCTACTCCGGCAATCAGGCTTATATTGAGCAGTGCCCGGTATTTCTGGTATGGTGCGCTGATCTCTACCGGCTGAAGGAGACAGTGCGCCCGCATCTGGGCGATGCAGAGACCTATGAGGACACAACAGAGAACCTGATCGTCGCCACCGTTGACGTTGCCCTGGCTGCGCAGAATGCGGCGGTTGCCGCAGAGTCCATGGGGCTCGGGGTCGTCTACATCGGCGGAATCCGCAACAACAGCGCCGCTGTATCCGAGCTGCTCGGCCTGCCGGAGCTGGTCTATCCGGTGTTCGGCATGTGCCTCGGTACCCCGGCCGGTGAATCCGGCCTGCGTCCGCGGCTGCCGCTGTCTGCGGTGCTGCATTACAACGGCTATGACAAGGAGAAAACTGCCGCCCAGGTTGAAATCTATGACAAGGTGAGCAGTGACTACATGCATAAACGGACCGGAGGGCAGAGCAGCGCGCCTTGGTCTGCCATGATGGCCAAACGTCTTGCAGAGCCCGCCCGGCTGCATCTGAAGGATTTTCTGCAGGAGAAGGGCTTCATGAAGCGGTAA
- a CDS encoding DUF5823 family protein, giving the protein MLTEILRVIVNFLIELFSGELPALYYTWIVLLTAGYALQMTLIYPFSKQDKSYIGYLAEGAAGLAVILPAGILISEFFASIIEDGFIQSSGTGHYFISLIITTAFVVVDGFRHPLQKINHKDRRFLLMLAAALAANTLSFSILLPLTGPFLAVSRSFIVTLIVSMSIIMMVLYHFDQQEPSVLSEKVS; this is encoded by the coding sequence ATGCTTACAGAGATACTCAGGGTGATCGTTAACTTCCTGATCGAGCTTTTTTCCGGAGAGCTGCCAGCGCTTTATTACACATGGATTGTGCTGCTGACTGCGGGATATGCGTTACAAATGACACTTATCTATCCTTTTTCAAAACAAGATAAAAGTTATATCGGCTATTTGGCTGAGGGTGCGGCAGGTCTTGCTGTGATTCTCCCCGCGGGTATTCTGATTTCCGAATTCTTTGCCAGCATCATTGAGGATGGCTTTATCCAGTCTTCCGGTACGGGGCACTACTTTATCTCACTTATTATCACAACCGCTTTTGTAGTTGTAGACGGCTTCAGACATCCTCTGCAAAAGATAAATCATAAAGACCGGCGCTTTCTGCTGATGCTGGCGGCAGCCCTGGCCGCGAATACCCTGAGTTTCAGCATTCTGCTGCCGTTAACCGGACCGTTCCTTGCCGTTTCCCGCTCCTTCATAGTAACGCTGATTGTTTCCATGTCCATTATTATGATGGTCCTGTATCACTTTGATCAACAAGAGCCCTCCGTTCTTTCTGAAAAAGTAAGCTAA
- a CDS encoding helix-turn-helix transcriptional regulator, protein MSYTAVIQRTIEYIETNLHEELSLERIAQFIGFSKYHYHRIFQKEVGVTLSEYIRYRRIANAANILLYTDEKIIDIAVHYRFETQESFTRAFKKHYHLPPGQYRTIIGSLTRQKEETKMKQEEAIKGWFLSGTHPFNYAMELDRKTFHKGKASGLLKSVTVEGLDEFATMMQQFKADKHLGKRIKLSGFLKTAGVSGFSGFWMRIDNNLGDIVQFDNMSNRPVTGDSEWNHYAIVLDVPDNSAVVSFGVILSGRGRVWVDELRFEEVDDSIAVTNLDYSQDLLDEPVNLSFEE, encoded by the coding sequence TTGAGCTACACTGCTGTGATCCAAAGGACAATCGAATATATCGAGACCAATCTGCACGAAGAACTGTCGCTGGAACGCATCGCGCAATTTATCGGCTTTTCCAAATACCATTATCACCGGATATTTCAGAAGGAAGTAGGCGTGACCTTATCCGAATATATCCGCTACCGGAGAATTGCCAACGCCGCCAATATTCTGCTGTACACCGACGAAAAAATCATCGACATCGCTGTCCATTACCGGTTCGAAACCCAGGAATCGTTCACACGTGCCTTTAAAAAGCATTATCACCTGCCGCCCGGACAATACCGGACAATCATCGGCAGCCTAACCCGGCAAAAGGAGGAAACAAAAATGAAGCAGGAAGAAGCAATCAAGGGGTGGTTTCTCAGCGGAACTCATCCGTTCAATTATGCAATGGAACTGGACCGCAAGACGTTTCATAAGGGAAAGGCCTCCGGGCTTCTGAAATCGGTAACCGTTGAAGGGTTGGATGAATTCGCCACTATGATGCAGCAGTTCAAGGCAGACAAGCATCTTGGCAAGCGGATCAAGCTGTCCGGGTTTCTGAAAACAGCCGGGGTCAGCGGCTTCAGCGGCTTTTGGATGAGAATAGACAATAATCTTGGAGACATTGTGCAGTTTGACAATATGAGCAACCGGCCGGTAACCGGGGACAGCGAATGGAACCACTATGCCATCGTTCTGGACGTGCCGGACAACAGCGCCGTTGTATCCTTCGGGGTCATTCTTTCCGGACGCGGCCGCGTATGGGTGGATGAGCTGAGGTTCGAGGAAGTAGATGACAGCATCGCGGTGACAAACCTGGATTACTCGCAGGATCTGTTAGATGAGCCGGTTAATCTGTCCTTTGAGGAGTAG
- a CDS encoding ABC transporter ATP-binding protein has translation MSHQSKDEESIGVTPPRGIRGLGAADAAGDAALETAAGSAHSTSAPVAASSNASSPASAAAAGSPVPAAAAPRAAGQGLPPALEVSGVSKTFRRGHKETRVLNEVSLTVEPQEFVSILGPSGCGKSTLFHIIGGLETPDTGTVSMNGHAVTGQRGEISYMPQQPALFPWRSTLDNVLLAGELKGEPQAAARENARRWLAKVGLGGFERAYPHMLSGGMQQRAAFLRALLAPQELMLLDEPFSALDALTRSDMQRWLLELWEENRRSVLFITHNIEEALLLSSRIYVFSGRPGSILHTVEVPFPRPRRDEITDTPEFLHLKRQLSQWMREEQAKGRT, from the coding sequence ATGTCTCACCAGTCAAAAGACGAAGAATCTATCGGGGTTACGCCCCCCCGGGGTATCCGGGGCTTGGGGGCTGCCGATGCTGCAGGCGATGCTGCACTGGAAACCGCTGCGGGCTCTGCACACTCTACTTCAGCACCGGTAGCTGCTTCCAGCAACGCTAGTTCTCCTGCTTCGGCAGCTGCTGCTGGCTCTCCAGTTCCGGCAGCTGCTGCGCCGCGCGCGGCCGGACAGGGCCTGCCGCCGGCGCTCGAAGTCAGCGGCGTCTCCAAGACGTTCAGACGCGGCCACAAGGAGACCCGCGTACTGAACGAGGTCTCCCTGACGGTCGAGCCGCAGGAGTTCGTCTCCATCCTTGGCCCGTCCGGCTGCGGCAAAAGCACCCTGTTCCACATCATCGGCGGCCTTGAGACGCCGGATACCGGAACAGTCAGCATGAACGGCCATGCCGTGACCGGGCAGCGCGGCGAGATCAGCTACATGCCGCAGCAGCCCGCGCTCTTCCCCTGGCGCAGCACCCTGGACAACGTCCTGCTCGCCGGGGAGCTGAAGGGCGAGCCGCAGGCCGCCGCACGGGAGAACGCCCGCCGCTGGCTGGCCAAGGTCGGGCTGGGCGGCTTCGAGCGGGCTTACCCGCACATGCTGTCCGGCGGTATGCAGCAGCGGGCCGCCTTCCTGCGCGCCCTGCTGGCGCCGCAGGAGCTGATGCTGCTCGACGAGCCGTTCAGCGCGCTGGATGCGCTGACGCGCAGCGACATGCAGCGCTGGCTGCTGGAGCTGTGGGAGGAGAACCGCCGCTCCGTGCTGTTCATCACCCACAACATCGAGGAGGCCCTGCTGCTGTCCAGCCGGATCTATGTCTTCTCCGGCCGTCCCGGCTCCATCCTCCACACGGTGGAGGTTCCCTTTCCCCGGCCGCGCCGTGATGAAATCACGGACACACCGGAGTTCCTGCACCTCAAACGCCAGCTGTCACAGTGGATGCGCGAGGAGCAGGCTAAAGGCAGGACATAG
- a CDS encoding ABC transporter permease — translation MRSAFRQIWPPLVAVILFLGIWQAAVSLFTIDPFFLPGPGAVARASADNAASLWSHTAATLRLTLIGFPIGAGVGLIVALLLHLVPWLKRAIYPLLILSQNVPSIALAPLLVIWFGFGLMPKIMLIILVCFFPVAVAAMGGLAQSDRTMMNYMKMAGAGKWKIFTKLELPGSLPALFSGLKISATYAVMGVIVAEWIGADKGLGYYMLLQKSAYRTANLFVAIAIIVLLSLVLFAIIAIVERWLVRWKPRESE, via the coding sequence GTGAGATCAGCCTTCAGGCAAATATGGCCGCCCTTAGTGGCGGTCATATTGTTTCTGGGGATCTGGCAGGCGGCGGTATCATTATTTACAATCGATCCGTTTTTTCTGCCGGGTCCGGGCGCGGTCGCCCGTGCTTCCGCGGATAATGCCGCCAGCCTCTGGTCGCACACCGCTGCGACGCTGCGCCTGACCCTGATCGGCTTTCCGATCGGCGCAGGCGTCGGGCTGATCGTAGCGCTGCTGCTGCATCTGGTGCCCTGGCTGAAACGGGCCATCTATCCGCTGCTGATCCTCAGCCAGAATGTGCCCTCCATTGCGCTCGCGCCGCTGCTGGTGATCTGGTTCGGCTTTGGCCTGATGCCGAAAATTATGCTGATCATCCTCGTCTGCTTCTTCCCCGTCGCCGTCGCTGCCATGGGCGGCCTTGCGCAGAGTGACCGGACGATGATGAACTATATGAAGATGGCGGGCGCAGGCAAGTGGAAGATCTTTACCAAGCTGGAGCTGCCAGGCTCCCTGCCCGCCCTGTTCTCCGGCCTCAAAATCTCTGCCACCTATGCCGTAATGGGCGTAATCGTCGCGGAATGGATTGGCGCTGACAAGGGACTGGGCTACTACATGCTGCTCCAGAAGTCCGCCTACCGTACAGCTAATCTCTTTGTCGCCATTGCCATCATCGTATTACTGAGTCTGGTGCTGTTCGCAATCATCGCTATAGTCGAGCGGTGGCTGGTGCGCTGGAAGCCGCGGGAATCGGAATGA
- a CDS encoding thiamine-binding protein — MANTLLSIQVIPKTPNGEDSIPYVDTAIEVIQKSGVKHQVNPLETTMEGDITELLEVVRQMHEALVAAGSPSIISQIKIAHNPNGISMDKLTEKYR; from the coding sequence GTGGCAAACACACTGCTTAGCATTCAGGTTATCCCTAAAACACCGAACGGTGAGGACTCCATTCCTTATGTAGATACAGCAATCGAAGTCATTCAGAAATCGGGCGTAAAGCATCAGGTGAACCCGCTTGAAACGACAATGGAAGGTGATATTACCGAGCTGCTCGAGGTGGTCCGCCAGATGCACGAAGCGCTCGTAGCTGCCGGCAGCCCAAGCATCATCTCCCAGATCAAAATCGCCCATAACCCGAATGGCATCAGCATGGACAAGCTGACGGAGAAATACCGGTGA
- a CDS encoding ABC transporter substrate-binding protein — protein sequence MGVKKSLMLSLTCMLALAIAGCGSNGANGGNGGNTAGGNASPEASAGTAADAPAELTKIKVALDWTPNTNHTGLYAAKELGYYEEEGLDVEIVQPGAAGADTMVISGEAAFGISAQEALTLARLQNVPLVSVAAIIQHNTSGFAAPKDRNITSPKDFEGKIYGGWGSPAEEAAMKAIMDPEGGDVKKVKQVNIGEADYFTAVKRDIDFAWIFYAWTGIEAELRGEPLDMLYLKDYAPQLDYYTPILTTSEKEIAGRPELVKAFLKATSKGYQYAIDQPEAAADILIKAVPDLDPELVLASQKWLSPKYKDDAARWGEQKAEIWQNYADWMYDLKLLDQQLDVEATFTNEFLPAE from the coding sequence ATGGGAGTCAAAAAAAGCTTGATGCTCAGCCTGACCTGCATGCTGGCCCTGGCCATTGCCGGATGCGGCAGCAACGGGGCAAACGGAGGTAACGGGGGGAACACTGCCGGAGGTAACGCTTCTCCGGAAGCTTCTGCAGGAACAGCTGCGGATGCGCCGGCTGAGCTTACCAAGATTAAGGTCGCACTGGATTGGACGCCGAACACGAATCATACCGGCCTGTATGCGGCCAAAGAGCTGGGGTATTACGAAGAGGAAGGCCTTGATGTAGAGATTGTCCAGCCGGGCGCCGCCGGAGCCGATACGATGGTGATTTCGGGCGAGGCCGCCTTCGGGATCAGCGCCCAGGAGGCACTGACGCTGGCCCGCCTGCAGAATGTGCCGCTTGTATCCGTTGCCGCCATCATTCAGCATAATACTTCCGGGTTCGCTGCACCGAAGGACCGTAATATAACATCCCCTAAGGATTTTGAAGGCAAAATCTACGGCGGCTGGGGCTCGCCGGCTGAGGAAGCAGCCATGAAGGCCATCATGGACCCGGAAGGCGGGGACGTGAAGAAGGTCAAGCAGGTGAACATCGGTGAAGCTGATTATTTCACGGCTGTGAAGCGCGATATTGATTTCGCCTGGATCTTCTATGCCTGGACCGGAATTGAGGCCGAGCTGCGCGGTGAGCCGCTGGATATGCTCTACCTCAAGGATTACGCGCCGCAGCTGGATTACTACACGCCGATCCTGACTACCAGCGAGAAGGAAATCGCCGGGCGGCCGGAGCTGGTGAAGGCCTTCCTCAAAGCGACGTCGAAGGGATACCAGTACGCGATTGACCAGCCGGAAGCGGCAGCTGATATTCTGATCAAAGCCGTGCCGGATCTTGATCCTGAGCTTGTCCTGGCCAGCCAGAAATGGCTCAGCCCCAAGTACAAGGATGACGCCGCCCGCTGGGGTGAGCAGAAGGCCGAAATCTGGCAGAATTACGCCGACTGGATGTATGACCTGAAGCTGCTGGACCAGCAGCTTGATGTAGAGGCAACGTTTACTAATGAGTTTTTGCCGGCGGAATAA
- a CDS encoding pyridoxamine 5'-phosphate oxidase family protein: protein MNNNELEQTIIKALDDNKFGSFGTIEAGNKPKVRYMAVFHDGLNIYLATNRKTHKVEELKDNPNAFLLLGYEQGGGKDVLEIEATVDVSKDDSLRTKVWSKSLEEWFKGPEDPDYVVLELKPTRIEYMGKNKEHGVWQPSVSAGR from the coding sequence ATGAATAACAATGAGCTGGAGCAGACTATCATCAAGGCGCTGGATGACAACAAGTTCGGGTCCTTCGGCACGATCGAAGCCGGCAACAAACCTAAGGTGCGTTATATGGCGGTATTTCATGACGGACTGAATATTTATCTGGCTACCAATCGCAAAACACACAAGGTGGAGGAGCTGAAGGACAACCCGAATGCTTTTCTGCTGCTTGGATATGAGCAGGGCGGCGGCAAGGATGTGCTTGAGATTGAAGCCACGGTAGATGTCAGCAAAGACGACAGCCTGCGCACAAAGGTCTGGAGCAAGTCACTGGAGGAATGGTTCAAGGGACCGGAGGATCCGGATTATGTGGTGCTTGAGCTGAAGCCGACACGGATTGAGTATATGGGCAAAAATAAAGAGCATGGCGTATGGCAGCCATCCGTTTCGGCAGGGAGATAA